The Gemmatimonadales bacterium genome includes the window GTCGGATCACGCTCCCGAATTGCCCGCCGACGCCGGCGCCGCCGCGACGGACGCTGCCGGGTCTTCACCGGCGGCCGGGACGGCGGCGGCAGCACTCGCCGAGACGGAGGCCGACACCGCAGCGGCCGGGGAGGTCGAGCCGCCGCTCCCCGAGACCCGGGAGTCGCGGGCCGCCACCGCCGCGGCGCGCGTTCCCGTGCGCCGCCATCACTGGATCGTGCGCGTCACCCACTGGGTGAACACGGTGGTGCTGATCGGGATGGTGGCCAGCGGGCTCCAGATCTACGACGCGTACCCGCGCTTCGGCATCCGCGGCACCAGGCTCCCGCTGCCGAATCCGCTGGACTCGCACGCGGTGCCGCGGTGGGCCCGCCTCGGCGGATGGCTCGCCGGCGGCCTGAACTGGCACTTCTTCCTGATGTGGCCGCTGGTGCTGAACGGCCTCCTCTACCTCGGCTACCTGGTCGTCTCGGGCGAATGGCGGTCGCTGCTGTTCCGGCCCCGCGACGTGGGCCCCGCCATCGAGATGCAGAAGTACTACCTCCACCTCAGGCGCGAGCACCCGCCGCAGGGGAAGCACAACGCGCTCCAGAAGGGAGCGTACAGCTTCATCGTCGTGCTGGGGATGGTGTCGGTGCTGACGGGGCTGGCGCTGTGGAAGCCGGTGCAGCTGTGGTGGCTCACCGGATTGTTCGGCGGCTACGAGCTGGCGCGCTACTGGCACTTCGTCGCGGTCTGGCTGTTCGTCGCCTTCATCGTCGTGCACGTCGTCCTGGTGTTCGCGGTGGACGTGGCGTCGCTGCCCGCGATGATCACCGGATGGTACCGCGGGAGGTTCCCGAGCCATGACTGATCTCGATCGCCGGCGGTTCCTCCTGGGTGCGGCCGCGGCCGGAGCCTCGGCGCTCGGCGCCGCGTGCGGCTGGGACGGTGGCCGGGCGCTGAGGCCGCCCCTGCTGGCCTGGTCGGGCGTCAACGACTGGGTGAGCGCGCGGCTGTTCTCCTCCTCGCGCCTGGCGCGCGAGTACGCGCCGGCGCGCCGGACCGCGGATTCGGAGTTCCCCGGCTACTACGTCAGCGACGCCGTGCCGCTGCTGCGCGATCCCGCCGCGTGGCGGCTCCGCGTCGGCGGCCTGGTGCGCCGCCCCGCGGCCCTGGCCATCGGCCAGCTGGTCGCGATGCCGCGGCTGTCGTACACCGTCAAGCACCACTGCGTGGAGGGATGGACCGCGATCGCGACCTGGGCGGGCGTGCCGTTCCGGGCGCTGGCGGAGATGGCGGAGCCGCTGCCGTCGGCGCGCTACGTCAGCTTCCGTTCCTTCGACAACGGTTACAGCAACGGGTGGGACCTGGCCTCGGCGATGCACCCGCAGACGATCCTGGCGTACGCCTACAACGACCGCCCGCTGATGCCGGACCACGGTGCGCCGCTCCGGCTGTACTCGCCGACCAAGCTCGGCTACAAGAACACCAAGTACCTGGTGGCGGTGGAATTCACGGACACGCGGCCGGGCGGCTACTGGGAGGATCAGGGGTATCCGTGGTACGGAGGGTTGTGAGTCGAGATGAAGGCGGGTGTCGGGTGTCGGGTGTAAGGGTGTGGGCCGCCGCACTCGTGGCGGCGCTCCTGCTGACCTCGCCGCCGGCCGCGGCCCAGGGCATCCCGTTCAGCCAGCGCGCGACCGTGAGCCAGCGCGTGGGCACCACCGACATCGCGATCGAGTACAACCGGCCGGTGGCGCGCGGGCGCAAGCTGTTCGGCGAGCAGGGCGTCGCGCGGTGGAACGAGATCTGGCACCCGGGCGCCGATTCGGCGACCACCATCACCTTCAGCCGCGACGTGCTGATCGAGGGGCGCGCGCTCGCGGGCGGCGCCTACACCCTGTGGACCATCCCGCGGCCCGACCGGTGGACGATCGTGTTCAGTCGCGCGGTCCACGTCTTCCACTTCCCGTATCCCGGCGAGAGCCAGGACGCCCTGCGGGTCGAGGTGACGCCGGAGACGGGCAGCCACATGGACGCCCTCGCCTTCTACTTCCCGGTCGTGGCGCCCGATTCGGCGATCCTCAGGCTCCACTGGGGCGAGATGGTGGTACCGATCCACATCCGCACCACGCCGTGAGACACGGCTGTTGGCAGGTCGTGGGTGGTCGGTGGTGGTGGCGAGTACCACGACCCACCACCTGCCCCCCACCGCCAGTCTAGGTCGCCCCCGAAGCCGGGCTCGCCCCACCCGGCCGCAGCCGCTCCAGCAAATACGCCGTGCCAAGCAATGCCGCGTGGGAGAGCGCCTGCGGGAAGTTGCCGAGCTGCTCGCCGGAGGCGGGGTCGATCTCCTCCGCCAGCAGGCCCACGTGGTTGGCGCGCCGCAGCAGGTGGCGGAACAGCCGCTCCGCCTCCGCGAATTCGCCGACCATCGCGAGGTTCTGCACCACCCAGAAGCTGCACGCCACGAACGTGCCCTCGCCGCCGGTGAGGCCGTCGGGAGCGCGGTAGCGGTAGATCAGGTCCTCGCAGGGCGAGGCCAGCTCGCGCCGCACCGCCTCGAGCGTGCTGCGGACGCGTGGGTCGCTGCGGCGCAGAAAGCCGATGTTGGGGATGATCAGCACCGCGGCGTCGAGCTGCGGCTCGCCGAACGCCTGGACGAAGGCGCGGCGGCCCGGGTCCCAGCCGCGCTCGAGCACCGCGGCGTGCACGGCCCGCGCCTCGCGCCGCCACGCGTCCGCGACGGCGGGGAGCTGCAGTCGGGTGGCGATGCGGGCCCCGCGGTCGAGGGCCGCCCAGGCCATCACCTTGCTGAACACGTAGTGCTTCGGCTCGCCGCGCGCCTCCCAGATGCTGAAGTCCGGCTCGCGCCAGTGGGTCGCCGTCCAGTCCACGAGCTGGCGCAGCACCTTCCACAATCCCTCGGTCACGGGCCCGCGGCGGTACCACAGGGCCACGGTCTCGAGCAGCTCCCCGTAGACATCGAGCTGGAACTGGCCGGCGGCCGCGTTGCCCACGCGCACGGGCCGCGCGCCGCGGTAGCCGTCGAGCCGCGGGATCGTCTCCTCGGGAAGGTCGCGCCGGCCGTCCACGCCGTACATGATCTGCAGGTGCCGGCCGTCGGAGCGCCGGGATACGCGCTTGAGGAAGCGGAGGAACCCGTCCACCTCCGACAGCAGGCCCAACCGCTCGAGGCCGTAGAGGACGAACGCCGCGTCGCGCAGCCAGACGTACCGGTAGTCCCAGTTGCGCTCGCCGCCCGGGGTCTCGGGGAGCGACGTCGTGGGCGCGGCGATGATCGCACCGCTCGGCTCGTAGCTGCACAGCTTCAGCACCAGGGCGCTGCGCTCGACCTCCTGCCGGTAGGGCCCGCGGTAGTCGAGCCGGGCGAGCCACTCGTCCCACCAGCGCGCCGTGGCGTCGAGCTTCTCGTCGGAGCAGTAGTCCTCGACGGGGTGGACCTCGTCGTCGTCGTGGCGGAGGACGAACCACGCCGCCTCGCCGGCCCGGAGCGCCAGGTGCGCGACCGCGCACCCCTCCTCGACCTGCCAGGTGATGTCCGGCGGGGCGGCGAGGGTGGCGACGTCGTCCTCGACGTCGGTGGCCAGGACGCCGTGGCGGCGTACCATCAGCTCCACCTTGAGCGCGCCGTAATCGAATCGCGGCGCGAACACCACCTCCATCTCCACCGCGCCCCGGGGACAGCTGACGCGGCGGTGGATCTCGCTGGAGCGGTGGCGGGCGCCGGCCACCGGCATGAAGTCCGTGACCGCGACGATGCCCCCGCTCTCGGTGTGGAAGGTGGTCACCAGGACGTTGGTCGCGAGCAGGTAGCGCTGCTCGCTGGTCCACGATCCGCGGGGCGCGATGCTCCAGCGCCCGCCGTGGGCGGCGTCGAGCAGCGCGCCGAAGACGCTGGGGGAGTCGAACCGCGGGGCGCACCACCAGTCCACCGAGCCGTTGCGGCCCACCAGGGCCGCCGTGTGGAGATCGCCGATGACGGCATAGTCGCCGATCGCGGGGTACGCCGCCGCCGGCGTCCCGCTCATGTCGCGGGCTGCGCGAAGCCGCCCGCCGCGAGCCAGCGCAGCAGCTGCAACACCGCGTCGGGGTCGGGCAGATCGAGGTCCGACGCCGTCGCCGTCGGGAAGTGCGTGCTGGTCACGCAGATCGACCGCCCGATGCCGCGGAGCGAGCGGAACGCGTCCTCGTCGGTCACGTCGTCGCCGATGTAGAGCGCGCGCACGCGCGAGGGCCAGTCGGCGCCGTGGCGCCGCACCAGCACGTGGAGCACCGCGCGGCCCTTGTGCCAGTCGATGCCGGGCCGCGCCTCGAGCACCTCGTGCCCGAGGGTCACGCGCAGCCGCTGGCGGCGCAGCACCGACTCCACCAGCTGCTCGGCATGCTCCCGCTCCTCCGGCGGCACCCCGCGGAGATGGCAGCTCAGGGTGATGCCCTTCCGCTCCACCTGCGCGCCCGGGATCCGCAGCTCCTCCAGCGCGGCGGCCGCCCGCTCCAGGGCCGCGAGGAAGCGGTCGGTGCGGTCGTGGCGGAAGGAGATCCCCGGCCCCTCGATCTCGAAGCCGTGGTTGCCCACGTAGGTCAGGCCCGCGATGCCCACCAGCTGCCGGACGTCGGCGAGCGAGCGCCCGGAGACGACGACCGTGTCGAGGTTCGGCGTGCGGGCCGCCTGCTCGAGCGTGGCCCGCGCCGCCTCCGAGAGCGTGGCGTCCTCGGGCCGCGGCACCAGCGGCGTGAGGGTGCCGTCGTAGTCCAGGAACAGCGCCACGGCCGGCCGCTCCGACAGCCACGGGGCGAGGCGGCGGCGCGCCGCGTCCGCCGGCGACGCCACCGAGGCCCGGGAACGGTCCGCGGCGGCCTCGGCGGCCGCGACGAAGCGGTCCACCCAGGCATGCACGTCGTTGGCGCGGACCCGGTCGCGCAGCGCCGACATGCGCGCCCGCCGCTCGTCCTGCGACATCGCGAGCGCGCGGTGCAGGGCGTCGGCGACCGCCTCGACGTCGAACGGATTCACCAGCAGCGCCTCCTGCAGCTCGTCGGCGGCACCGGCCATCTCCGAGAGGATCAGCACGCCGTCGTCCTCGAGCTGCGCCGCGGCGTACTCCTTCGCGACCAGGTTCATCCCGTCCCTGAGCGGGGTGAGCAGCGCGACGTCGGCGTGCCGGTACAGCGGCACCAGCTCGGCCGGCGGGAGCGAGCGCACCAGGTAGTGCACCGGGGTCCAGCCGGCCTCCGAGAACCGCCCGTTGATCCGGCCGACCGCCTCGTCGATCTGGCGCTTGAGATCCGAGTACTCGGCGACCCGCTCCCGGCTCGGCACCATCACCTGCGTGAACCGCACCCGTCGGCGGTACGCCGGGTAGCGCTCGAGCAGCCGCTCCACCGCGAGCAGCCGCTCGTGGATGCCCTTGGTGTAGTCGAGGCGGTCCACGCCGAGGATCTCGGCCACCCGCTCGCCGGCCGGGGGACGCGGCGCACCGTTCGGGCCGCGCGCCAGCGATTCGATCAGGGCCACGTCGATGCCGATCGGATGCGCCTGCACCGACACCGTCCGTCCCTCGAACCGCACCACGCCCGCGGTGCGGTCCACCTCGCAGCCCAGCAGCCGCTCGGCACAGGTGAGGAAGTGGTTCACGTAGGCGGGCACGTGGAAGCCCACGAGGTCGCAGGCCAGCACCCCCCGCAGCAGGCTGCGCGACCACGGCAGCACCCGGAACACGTCGGTCGCCGGGAAGGGGATGTGCAGGAAGAAGGCGATCCGGGCGGCCGGCGCCAGCCGCCGGAGGTGGTGCGGCACCCGCAGCAGCTGATAGTCGTGGATCCAGAACAGCGGCGCGTCCGGCTGCTCGGCCGCCGCCAGCTGCGCGAACCGCTCGTTCACGCGCTCGTAGGCGCGCCAGGTGGCACCGTCGATCTGGGTGTGCCCGAGGAAGTAGTGGAACAGGGGCCACAGCGTGCGGTTGGCGAAGCCGGCGTAGTACTGCGCGATCTCCGCGCCGGTGAGCGCGACCTGCCGGTAGGTCAGCCGGCCGGTCGCCGGCAGCGGCACGCCGCCCGGTCCCGCCTCTTCGCGCGGCACGCCGGGCCACCCGATCCACACGCCTCCCCGCTGCTCGAGCACCGGCTCGAGCGCCGCCACCAGGCCCCCGGGCGAGCGGGTGAAGTGCACCTGCCCCGCTTCCCGCTCGACCTGGAACGGCAGGCGGTTGCTCACCACCACGAGCCGCCGCGCGGACGGCGCCTCGGGGGGAGCGGGAGCGGGCGTGGCGAGCAGCGACGGAGCGGTCATGGGACCTCCCGCGAGGCACGAACGGGTCCTGAACGGGCGTGAGGGCTACTCGTTACTGACCCGCGGGGGGCGGCGGGCGGAACGGCCTGCCTCCGGACTGGTACCGACGGGGGCTCCGCGTCGTTCCGGCGGACCGGGGGCCGGTGTACCATTCAGGTCCCATGACCCGCATCCACGGCAAGCTCGCGCTCGTCACCGGTGCCAGCTCCGGCATCGGCCTCTCCTGCGCCCGCCGTTTCGCGGCCGACGGGGCGCAGCTCGTTCTGTGGGCCCGCCGCCGGGAACGGCTCGAGCGGGCCGCCGCGGAGCTGGAGAAGGCGCACGGGGTCCGCGTCGAGGTGGCGGCGGTGGACGTGCGCGACCGCGGCGCGGTGGACCGGGCGGTGGGCGCGCTGGCGGCCGCGGGCCGGGTACCGGACATTCTGCTCAACAACGCGGGGCTCGCCGCGGGGTTCGCCAAGCTGCACGAGGGCGATCCGGACCACTGGGACCGGATGATCGACACCAATCTCAAGGGGCTGCTCAACGTGTCGCGCGCGGTGCTGCCGCTGATGGTGCGGCGCGGCACCGGCCACGTCGTGAACATCGGGAGCACCGCGGGCCACCAGGTCTACCAGGGCGGCAACGTCTACAACGCGACCAAGTTCGGGGTCAAGGCGCTCACCGAGGGGATGAATCTCGACCTGGCCGGCACCCGGGTGCGGGTCTCGAGCGTGGACCCGGGCCACGTGGAGACGGAGTTCGCCCTGGCGCGGTTCGACGGCGACGCTGCCCGGGCGAAGCAGGTGTACGAGGGCTTCCGGCCGCTATCCCCGGACGACGTCGCGGACGCGGTGGCCTACGTGGTGGGCGTCCCCGAGCACGTCAACGTCCTGGATCTCATCATCGTGCCGGCGGCGCAGAGAAGTGTCAGCGTGATAGATCGTGAGAGGTGAGAAGTGAGGCGTCACGCCGTCGCCTCTCACCCCTCACCCCTCACCTCTCACTTTGCTTCCTGCACATACACCCGGGTCATCACCACCGGCTCCACCGGCAGATTCTCGTAGCTCCCCTGGCGCGTCGTCGGCACCGCCGAGATCCGGTCCGCGACGTCCATCCCCTCCGTCACGTGCCCGAACACCGCGTACCCCCAGCCGGCCACCGTCCTGGCCGTGAAGTCGAGCGGCGGATTGTCCACCACGTTGATGAAGAACTGCACGCCGCCGCTCTGCGGGTCGTAGGTGCGCGCCAGGGCCACTGCGCCGCGCACGTTCTTGAGCCCGTTGTCCGCCTCGTTGGGCACCGGCTGCGCGTTCGACGTCTTCTCCATGCCGGCGGCCGTGAGCACCCCCGCCTGGATCATGAAGCCCCGGATCACGCGGTGGAACACCAGCCCGTCGTAGAAGTGGGCGTTCACGTGGTTCAGGAAGTTCTCCACGGTCTTGGGCGCCCGGTTGCGGTCGAGCTGGATGACGATGCGGCCCTTGGTCGTCTCGAGGACCACCACCGGCAGCGAGTCGCCGGCGGCGCCCTGGGCCGCCGGCACCCCGGCCGCGGTTTGGGGCCCGGGCTTGTGGCAGGCGACGGCCGCGAAGCCGGCGGCCGCGAGCGCGACAACGGAAAGGGTCCTGCGGATCTCGATCACGGTCACTCCTCCGGCGGACCGCCGGCGCTCGCCAGCTGGTCGGCCTTGATCTTGGATGGGTCGAACTTGAGCGCGGACGCGAGCATCCGGTCCACCGTCTCGTCGAACTCGGCCTTCGCGCCGCGCTGGAATCGCAGCGGGTTGATGCGCGCCACGACGAACGCCTTGAGGTAGGGGCTCTCGAACCCGCGGCTCTTGAGCGCCTTCACGGCGTCGTTCACCGCGCCGTCGAGCGCGATGAGCTTGTCGGCGCGCTCCCGCCGGGTCGCCAGCGTCTTCGAGAGCTTGTGGGGCAGGAACGCCTCCACCCGCTTCAGCACCGGGTGGTACGCGCCGCCCGCGAACCGGCCGTCCTGCCGGTAGCACAGCCCGAGCGTGAGCAGCGCGGGCTCCTCGAACTCGGTCTCGAACTCCGCCTCCGGACGGTCGTCGAGCGCCACCAGCGCCTCGGCGAGGCGACTCACCTCCAGCGCCTTCTCGCGCAGGTTGTGTGCCTTCTCCGTATTGAGCGCGAGGATCCGCCGCGCCACCTCCACCTCGGGCACCACCAGAGCCGTGACCGAGCGCGCGCCGAGACGCTTGAGCGCCGCCAGGCGGTGGTGCCCGTTCGGCGTCCAGTAGCCGCCGGCGCCCGCCGGCACGGCGATGATCGGATCGAGGTAGCGGCCGAGGCGGTCGATCGCGGAGGTCAACCGCGCCACGTGCGCGTCCGACAGGTCGCGCTGGTAGGGTGTGGGCTCGACCTTCGCGACCGGAAGGCCGGCCAGCACCTGCCAGTGCCCGCCCAGCGGATCGCGGAACACCGCGAGCACGGCGCCGCCGTCGGCTCGGATCGTCTCGGCGAGCGCCGCCGCCGCGCTGCCGGGCGCGCCCGCGGCCAGCTCCCCGGCGGGGATGCCGCGCGAGTCCGGCTCCGCCTTCTTCCGCCGGCGGGTGCCCTTCGCCGCCTTGTCCTTCCTGGCCTTCTCCTTCTTCTCCGCCACGCGCCCCTCCGCGCCGACCGGCTCGGGCCTCCCGAATGCCGCCGATGACAGTCCCGTGGTGCCAGCACATAATACAGGCCGGCCGCGACGGCGCCAACGCGCCGCAGCCGGCGAGGAGAGCACGAGAGCATGAGCCAGGCGCCGGATCCGCAGACCCCGCGCAGCGCGAGCGCCCCCGGCGCGACCGCCGTGCTCGACGCCAGCGGGCTCCGCAAGGCGTACGGGAGCGTGGTGGCGGTGGACGGGATCTCGTTCCGGGTCGCACGCGGCGAGATCGTCGGCCTGCTGGGTCCCAACGGCGCCGGGAAGACGACTACCATCAACATGGTCCTCGGGGTGCTGGCGCCGGACGCGGGTCGCGTCAGCGTCGAGGGGCTCGACCTCGCCACCCACCGCAGCGCGGTCCTCGAGCGCATCAACTTCGCCGCCGTCTACTCGCCGCTGCCCGGCAACCTGACGGTGTCCCAGAACCTCCGCGTGTTCGGGATGATCTACGGCGTCTCGCGGCTCGCGGAGCGCATCGAGGAGCTGCTCGGGGAGTACGACCTGGTCCGGTTCCGGAACACCAAGAGCGGGGTGCTGTCCTCCGGCGAGCAGACGCGGCTCTCGCTCGCCAAGGCGATGCTCAACCGGCCGCGGCTGCTGCTGCTGGACGAGCCGACCGCCTCGCTCGATCCGGCCGCCGCGCGCGACATGCGCGTGAGGATCCGGCGCCTGGCGACCGGGGACACCGGCGGCGCGCTGTGGACGTCGCACAACATGCACGAGGTGGTGGAGGTGTGCGACCGGGTGCTGTTCCTGTCGCGTGGCCGCATCCTGCTCGAGGGCGACCCGCGCGCACTGCCGGCGCTGCACGGCAAGGCCAACCTCGAGGAGCTGTTCATCACCGTGGCGCGGGAGCCGCTCTCGCTGGGGCAGGGGTGAGCCCGCTGCGTCCCGGCCGGGTCGCCGCCGTCGTGTTGCGGCACTTCTACCTGATCCGCGGCAGCCTGTCGCGGCTGTTTCCGCTGTTCGTGTGGGTCGGCATCGACATGGTGCTGTGGGGGTTCATCAGCCGCTATCTCGGTGCCGCCGGCGGCTTCCGCTTCAGCCTGGTGACGGCGCTCCTCGGAGCGGTGCTGCTGTGGGACTTCCAGGCCCGCGTGATGCAGGGCGTCACGATGGCGTTCTT containing:
- a CDS encoding cytochrome b/b6 domain-containing protein, which gives rise to MTDPTTPSEEGGAPPPSAEGESPPPSGAPPASGPEPEPSAVASDHAPELPADAGAAATDAAGSSPAAGTAAAALAETEADTAAAGEVEPPLPETRESRAATAAARVPVRRHHWIVRVTHWVNTVVLIGMVASGLQIYDAYPRFGIRGTRLPLPNPLDSHAVPRWARLGGWLAGGLNWHFFLMWPLVLNGLLYLGYLVVSGEWRSLLFRPRDVGPAIEMQKYYLHLRREHPPQGKHNALQKGAYSFIVVLGMVSVLTGLALWKPVQLWWLTGLFGGYELARYWHFVAVWLFVAFIVVHVVLVFAVDVASLPAMITGWYRGRFPSHD
- a CDS encoding molybdopterin-dependent oxidoreductase; its protein translation is MTDLDRRRFLLGAAAAGASALGAACGWDGGRALRPPLLAWSGVNDWVSARLFSSSRLAREYAPARRTADSEFPGYYVSDAVPLLRDPAAWRLRVGGLVRRPAALAIGQLVAMPRLSYTVKHHCVEGWTAIATWAGVPFRALAEMAEPLPSARYVSFRSFDNGYSNGWDLASAMHPQTILAYAYNDRPLMPDHGAPLRLYSPTKLGYKNTKYLVAVEFTDTRPGGYWEDQGYPWYGGL
- a CDS encoding DUF2911 domain-containing protein; this encodes MSGVRVWAAALVAALLLTSPPAAAQGIPFSQRATVSQRVGTTDIAIEYNRPVARGRKLFGEQGVARWNEIWHPGADSATTITFSRDVLIEGRALAGGAYTLWTIPRPDRWTIVFSRAVHVFHFPYPGESQDALRVEVTPETGSHMDALAFYFPVVAPDSAILRLHWGEMVVPIHIRTTP
- a CDS encoding glycoside hydrolase family 15 protein, encoding MSGTPAAAYPAIGDYAVIGDLHTAALVGRNGSVDWWCAPRFDSPSVFGALLDAAHGGRWSIAPRGSWTSEQRYLLATNVLVTTFHTESGGIVAVTDFMPVAGARHRSSEIHRRVSCPRGAVEMEVVFAPRFDYGALKVELMVRRHGVLATDVEDDVATLAAPPDITWQVEEGCAVAHLALRAGEAAWFVLRHDDDEVHPVEDYCSDEKLDATARWWDEWLARLDYRGPYRQEVERSALVLKLCSYEPSGAIIAAPTTSLPETPGGERNWDYRYVWLRDAAFVLYGLERLGLLSEVDGFLRFLKRVSRRSDGRHLQIMYGVDGRRDLPEETIPRLDGYRGARPVRVGNAAAGQFQLDVYGELLETVALWYRRGPVTEGLWKVLRQLVDWTATHWREPDFSIWEARGEPKHYVFSKVMAWAALDRGARIATRLQLPAVADAWRREARAVHAAVLERGWDPGRRAFVQAFGEPQLDAAVLIIPNIGFLRRSDPRVRSTLEAVRRELASPCEDLIYRYRAPDGLTGGEGTFVACSFWVVQNLAMVGEFAEAERLFRHLLRRANHVGLLAEEIDPASGEQLGNFPQALSHAALLGTAYLLERLRPGGASPASGAT
- a CDS encoding bifunctional alpha,alpha-trehalose-phosphate synthase (UDP-forming)/trehalose-phosphatase, which translates into the protein MTAPSLLATPAPAPPEAPSARRLVVVSNRLPFQVEREAGQVHFTRSPGGLVAALEPVLEQRGGVWIGWPGVPREEAGPGGVPLPATGRLTYRQVALTGAEIAQYYAGFANRTLWPLFHYFLGHTQIDGATWRAYERVNERFAQLAAAEQPDAPLFWIHDYQLLRVPHHLRRLAPAARIAFFLHIPFPATDVFRVLPWSRSLLRGVLACDLVGFHVPAYVNHFLTCAERLLGCEVDRTAGVVRFEGRTVSVQAHPIGIDVALIESLARGPNGAPRPPAGERVAEILGVDRLDYTKGIHERLLAVERLLERYPAYRRRVRFTQVMVPSRERVAEYSDLKRQIDEAVGRINGRFSEAGWTPVHYLVRSLPPAELVPLYRHADVALLTPLRDGMNLVAKEYAAAQLEDDGVLILSEMAGAADELQEALLVNPFDVEAVADALHRALAMSQDERRARMSALRDRVRANDVHAWVDRFVAAAEAAADRSRASVASPADAARRRLAPWLSERPAVALFLDYDGTLTPLVPRPEDATLSEAARATLEQAARTPNLDTVVVSGRSLADVRQLVGIAGLTYVGNHGFEIEGPGISFRHDRTDRFLAALERAAAALEELRIPGAQVERKGITLSCHLRGVPPEEREHAEQLVESVLRRQRLRVTLGHEVLEARPGIDWHKGRAVLHVLVRRHGADWPSRVRALYIGDDVTDEDAFRSLRGIGRSICVTSTHFPTATASDLDLPDPDAVLQLLRWLAAGGFAQPAT
- a CDS encoding SDR family NAD(P)-dependent oxidoreductase, which codes for MTRIHGKLALVTGASSGIGLSCARRFAADGAQLVLWARRRERLERAAAELEKAHGVRVEVAAVDVRDRGAVDRAVGALAAAGRVPDILLNNAGLAAGFAKLHEGDPDHWDRMIDTNLKGLLNVSRAVLPLMVRRGTGHVVNIGSTAGHQVYQGGNVYNATKFGVKALTEGMNLDLAGTRVRVSSVDPGHVETEFALARFDGDAARAKQVYEGFRPLSPDDVADAVAYVVGVPEHVNVLDLIIVPAAQRSVSVIDRER
- a CDS encoding peptidylprolyl isomerase — protein: MIEIRRTLSVVALAAAGFAAVACHKPGPQTAAGVPAAQGAAGDSLPVVVLETTKGRIVIQLDRNRAPKTVENFLNHVNAHFYDGLVFHRVIRGFMIQAGVLTAAGMEKTSNAQPVPNEADNGLKNVRGAVALARTYDPQSGGVQFFINVVDNPPLDFTARTVAGWGYAVFGHVTEGMDVADRISAVPTTRQGSYENLPVEPVVMTRVYVQEAK
- a CDS encoding ParB/RepB/Spo0J family partition protein yields the protein MAEKKEKARKDKAAKGTRRRKKAEPDSRGIPAGELAAGAPGSAAAALAETIRADGGAVLAVFRDPLGGHWQVLAGLPVAKVEPTPYQRDLSDAHVARLTSAIDRLGRYLDPIIAVPAGAGGYWTPNGHHRLAALKRLGARSVTALVVPEVEVARRILALNTEKAHNLREKALEVSRLAEALVALDDRPEAEFETEFEEPALLTLGLCYRQDGRFAGGAYHPVLKRVEAFLPHKLSKTLATRRERADKLIALDGAVNDAVKALKSRGFESPYLKAFVVARINPLRFQRGAKAEFDETVDRMLASALKFDPSKIKADQLASAGGPPEE
- a CDS encoding ABC transporter ATP-binding protein, yielding MSQAPDPQTPRSASAPGATAVLDASGLRKAYGSVVAVDGISFRVARGEIVGLLGPNGAGKTTTINMVLGVLAPDAGRVSVEGLDLATHRSAVLERINFAAVYSPLPGNLTVSQNLRVFGMIYGVSRLAERIEELLGEYDLVRFRNTKSGVLSSGEQTRLSLAKAMLNRPRLLLLDEPTASLDPAAARDMRVRIRRLATGDTGGALWTSHNMHEVVEVCDRVLFLSRGRILLEGDPRALPALHGKANLEELFITVAREPLSLGQG